In one Hymenobacter sp. DG25B genomic region, the following are encoded:
- a CDS encoding acyl-CoA dehydrogenase family protein, with the protein MEVTNKLTKGGEFIIKETDAQEVFTPAEFSEEQRMMYQTCLDFVQTEVDPLLERLDNHEEGLLEGLMKKAGELGLFGVSIPEQYGGYDMDFNTALLVTEGVGGGHSFPVAFAAHTGIGMLPILYFGTQEQKDKYIPKLTSGEWLGAYCLTEPGSGSDALGARSKAVLTEDGESYVLNGQKMWITNAGFAHVFIVFAQVDGDKFTGFIVERGTPGLSFGNEEHKMGIKGSSTRQVFLSDVKIPKENVLGEIGKGHLIAFNILNIGRIKLAAACLGATKRVVATSVKYANERIQFKLPISKFGAIKYKLAQQAIRTYAVESAIYRAGMDIHRMEQELLSQGQSHNEALLGAAREFAVECAILKVEGSEVLDYVVDEGVQIYGGYGFSADYPMDRAYRDSRINRIFEGTNEINRMLAVDMILKKAMKGELDLMGPAQAVQQELMAIPDFNTEEETGLFAAEKKTLQKLKKAILMVAGTAVQKYMNSLAKEQEVLMNIADMAIKVYTAESTLLRVEKEAGTKGEEAVANQVDIARVYLYDTVDLVNKAGKDAIASMTEGDEQRLLAMGLKRFTKAELFNAKEARRRIADAMIQANDYVY; encoded by the coding sequence ATGGAAGTAACCAACAAACTGACCAAGGGCGGCGAGTTCATCATCAAAGAGACCGACGCTCAGGAAGTATTTACCCCCGCCGAATTCTCGGAGGAGCAGCGCATGATGTACCAGACCTGTCTGGACTTTGTGCAGACCGAAGTAGACCCTTTGCTGGAGCGCCTCGATAACCACGAGGAAGGCCTGCTGGAAGGCCTGATGAAAAAGGCCGGCGAACTGGGCCTGTTCGGCGTGAGCATTCCCGAGCAGTACGGCGGCTACGATATGGACTTCAACACTGCCCTGCTGGTGACAGAAGGCGTAGGTGGCGGCCACTCCTTCCCGGTAGCCTTCGCGGCTCACACGGGTATCGGCATGCTGCCCATCCTGTACTTTGGTACCCAGGAGCAGAAAGACAAATACATTCCCAAGCTGACCAGCGGCGAGTGGCTGGGGGCTTATTGCCTCACCGAGCCCGGCTCGGGCTCCGACGCCCTGGGCGCACGCAGCAAAGCTGTGCTGACGGAAGATGGCGAGAGCTACGTGCTCAACGGCCAGAAAATGTGGATTACCAACGCCGGTTTCGCGCACGTGTTCATCGTGTTTGCGCAGGTAGATGGGGATAAGTTCACGGGCTTCATTGTGGAGCGCGGCACCCCCGGCCTCAGCTTCGGCAACGAAGAGCACAAGATGGGCATCAAAGGCTCATCCACCCGCCAGGTATTCCTCTCGGATGTGAAAATCCCGAAGGAAAACGTGCTGGGCGAGATTGGCAAAGGCCACCTCATTGCCTTCAACATCCTGAACATTGGCCGCATTAAGCTGGCCGCGGCCTGCCTGGGCGCTACCAAGCGAGTGGTGGCTACCAGCGTGAAGTATGCCAACGAGCGGATTCAGTTTAAGCTGCCTATCTCCAAGTTCGGCGCCATCAAGTACAAGCTGGCCCAGCAGGCCATCCGCACCTACGCCGTAGAATCGGCTATTTACCGGGCGGGTATGGATATCCACCGCATGGAGCAGGAGCTGCTGAGCCAGGGCCAGAGCCACAACGAAGCTTTGCTGGGCGCTGCCCGCGAGTTTGCTGTGGAGTGTGCTATCCTGAAAGTAGAAGGCTCGGAAGTGCTGGATTACGTGGTGGATGAAGGCGTGCAGATTTATGGCGGCTACGGCTTCTCAGCCGACTACCCCATGGACCGCGCTTACCGTGACTCCCGCATTAACCGCATCTTCGAAGGCACCAACGAAATCAACCGGATGCTGGCCGTAGACATGATCCTGAAAAAGGCCATGAAGGGCGAGCTGGATCTGATGGGCCCCGCCCAGGCCGTGCAGCAGGAGCTGATGGCTATTCCGGACTTCAATACCGAAGAAGAAACCGGCCTGTTTGCTGCCGAGAAAAAGACCCTTCAGAAGCTGAAGAAGGCAATTCTGATGGTGGCCGGCACGGCGGTGCAGAAGTACATGAACTCCCTGGCCAAAGAGCAGGAAGTGCTCATGAACATTGCCGACATGGCCATCAAGGTCTACACCGCCGAAAGCACTTTGCTGCGCGTGGAGAAAGAGGCTGGCACCAAAGGCGAAGAAGCCGTTGCCAATCAGGTAGACATTGCCCGCGTGTACCTCTACGATACCGTGGACCTGGTGAACAAGGCCGGCAAAGACGCCATTGCCTCCATGACGGAAGGCGACGAGCAGCGCCTGCTGGCCATGGGCCTCAAGCGCTTCACCAAAGCTGAGCTGTTCAACGCCAAAGAGGCCCGTCGTCGCATTGCGGATGCCATGATTCAGGCCAACGATTACGTGTATTAG
- the gldD gene encoding gliding motility lipoprotein GldD, with amino-acid sequence MPASSFLRSLGAALGFLLLAAGCSSAPDFTPKPKGFNRIDLPPHRYQQLAPGHPYTFEYSRFAKVLRDSSYLAQPHWINVYYPTLKANVQITYTDVRQNPKLYNKMMEDARKLTGKHEIKATAIDESLLKTPSGMRVSVFELQGEVPSQLQFYTTDSTKHFFRGALYFRTATANDSLAPVIDYVKQDIVHLLNTLKYQ; translated from the coding sequence ATGCCTGCTTCTTCCTTTCTCCGCAGCCTGGGTGCTGCTTTAGGCTTTCTGCTATTAGCGGCCGGCTGCTCTTCTGCCCCCGATTTTACGCCCAAGCCCAAGGGCTTTAACCGCATTGATCTGCCGCCGCACCGCTACCAACAGCTGGCGCCCGGGCATCCCTACACGTTTGAGTACTCCCGCTTTGCCAAAGTGCTGCGCGATTCATCCTACCTGGCCCAGCCGCACTGGATTAACGTGTACTACCCCACGCTGAAAGCCAACGTACAGATTACTTACACCGATGTGCGCCAGAACCCCAAGCTCTACAACAAGATGATGGAGGACGCGCGCAAGCTCACGGGCAAGCACGAAATCAAGGCCACCGCTATTGATGAAAGCTTGCTGAAAACGCCCAGCGGCATGCGCGTATCGGTATTTGAGTTGCAGGGAGAGGTACCCAGCCAGCTGCAGTTTTATACTACGGATAGCACCAAACACTTCTTCCGGGGTGCCCTCTACTTCCGCACGGCTACCGCCAATGATTCCCTGGCGCCCGTCATCGACTATGTAAAGCAGGACATTGTGCACCTGCTGAACACCCTCAAATATCAGTGA
- the recG gene encoding ATP-dependent DNA helicase RecG, which yields MSNFFQTKIEYLRGVGLQRAQLLQKELGIFTYGDLIQRYPFRYLDRTQFYNICDLHDDLPYVQVKGVLRNREVLGEGPKKRMVAKVADASGELELVWFKGVNYLEKIIRNHQEYIVFGKPTMFNGRPQMAHPELEEVTEAKPGQSFLQPVYNTTEKLKNYHRIDSKAIARMVADLLKIALPQVQETLSPALIQHYALMDKATALQQIHFPQTPELLQAARFRLKFEELFYVQLKLLRQKTQRKIELAGQIFKEVPTLVHFYKNIMPFDLTGAQKRVIHDIYKDFCAGKQMNRLLQGDVGSGKTIVAFISMLMAADNGAQSCLMAPTEILADQHYVGLKQYADLLGLKIGKLTGSTRTAERRVLHEQLRSGEMHMLVGTHALLEDVVQFRNLGLTIMDEQHRFGVAQRSKLWQKNPHVIPHVLVMTATPIPRTLAMTLYGDLDVSVIDELPAGRKPIVTVHRFDSNRLKVFQFLRDQVALGRQVYIVYPLIEESEAMADYKDLMDGYESVARAFPDLQISIVHGRMTAGEKDAEMQRFIERKTQIMVATTVIEVGVNVPNASVMVIESTERFGLSQLHQLRGRVGRGADQSYCILMSGYKLSKDSRTRIETMVRTNNGFEIADIDLKLRGPGDLMGTQQSGVLDLLIADLAKDGRILTESRAAAQGLLNEDPELNHPENRNIRQHIDSLPATAVNWSRIS from the coding sequence ATGAGTAATTTCTTTCAAACCAAAATTGAGTATCTGCGGGGTGTGGGCCTGCAACGGGCCCAGCTGCTGCAAAAGGAGCTGGGCATTTTCACGTACGGCGACCTGATTCAGCGCTACCCGTTCCGCTACCTCGACCGCACCCAGTTCTATAACATCTGCGACCTGCACGACGACCTTCCTTACGTGCAGGTGAAAGGCGTGCTCCGCAACCGTGAAGTGCTGGGAGAGGGCCCTAAAAAGCGCATGGTGGCCAAAGTCGCCGATGCCAGCGGGGAGCTGGAGCTGGTCTGGTTTAAGGGGGTGAACTACCTGGAGAAGATCATCCGGAATCACCAGGAATACATTGTCTTTGGCAAGCCCACCATGTTCAACGGCCGGCCCCAGATGGCGCACCCCGAACTGGAAGAAGTGACCGAGGCCAAACCGGGCCAGAGCTTCCTGCAGCCAGTCTACAACACCACCGAAAAGCTCAAGAACTACCACCGCATCGACAGCAAGGCCATTGCCCGCATGGTGGCCGACTTGCTGAAGATTGCGCTGCCGCAGGTGCAGGAAACCCTGTCGCCGGCCCTGATTCAGCACTATGCGCTGATGGATAAGGCCACGGCGCTCCAGCAGATTCACTTTCCGCAGACGCCCGAGCTGCTGCAGGCCGCCCGCTTCCGCCTCAAGTTTGAGGAGCTGTTTTACGTGCAGCTCAAGCTGCTGCGCCAGAAAACCCAGCGCAAGATTGAGCTGGCCGGCCAGATTTTCAAGGAAGTGCCCACGCTGGTGCACTTCTACAAAAACATCATGCCCTTCGACCTCACCGGGGCGCAGAAGCGGGTGATTCACGACATCTACAAGGATTTTTGCGCCGGCAAGCAGATGAACCGCCTGCTGCAGGGCGACGTGGGCTCGGGCAAAACCATCGTGGCCTTTATCAGCATGCTCATGGCCGCCGACAACGGCGCGCAAAGCTGCCTGATGGCGCCCACCGAAATTCTGGCCGACCAGCACTATGTGGGCCTGAAGCAGTATGCCGACCTGCTGGGACTGAAGATTGGCAAGCTGACGGGCAGCACCCGCACCGCCGAGCGGCGCGTGCTGCACGAGCAGCTGCGCTCCGGCGAGATGCATATGCTGGTGGGCACCCACGCCCTGCTGGAAGATGTGGTGCAGTTCCGCAACCTGGGGCTCACCATTATGGATGAGCAGCACCGCTTTGGCGTGGCCCAGCGCTCCAAGCTCTGGCAGAAAAACCCCCACGTGATACCCCACGTGCTGGTAATGACGGCCACGCCCATTCCGCGCACCCTGGCCATGACGCTCTACGGCGACCTGGACGTGTCCGTGATTGATGAGCTGCCGGCCGGCCGTAAGCCCATTGTTACGGTGCACCGCTTTGACTCCAACCGCCTGAAGGTATTCCAGTTTCTGCGCGACCAGGTTGCCCTGGGCCGGCAGGTGTACATTGTGTACCCGCTGATTGAAGAAAGCGAGGCCATGGCCGACTATAAAGACCTTATGGATGGCTACGAAAGCGTGGCCCGCGCCTTCCCGGACTTGCAAATCAGCATTGTGCACGGCCGCATGACGGCCGGCGAGAAAGACGCCGAGATGCAGCGCTTCATTGAGCGCAAAACCCAGATTATGGTGGCCACCACCGTTATTGAGGTGGGTGTAAATGTGCCTAATGCCTCCGTAATGGTCATTGAAAGCACCGAGCGTTTCGGCCTTTCCCAACTGCACCAGCTGCGTGGCCGCGTGGGCCGGGGCGCCGACCAGAGCTACTGTATTCTGATGAGCGGCTACAAGCTCAGCAAAGACTCCCGCACCCGCATTGAAACCATGGTGCGCACCAACAACGGGTTTGAAATTGCCGACATCGACCTGAAGCTGCGCGGCCCCGGCGACCTGATGGGCACCCAGCAAAGTGGCGTGCTGGACCTGCTCATTGCTGATCTGGCCAAAGATGGCCGCATTCTAACGGAAAGCCGGGCCGCCGCCCAGGGCCTGCTGAACGAAGACCCGGAGCTGAACCACCCGGAAAACCGCAACATCCGGCAGCATATTGATTCGCTGCCGGCCACGGCTGTAAACTGGAGCCGGATTAGCTAA
- a CDS encoding Glu/Leu/Phe/Val family dehydrogenase, which produces MTNEQVKGQDFYNSVLQFYDHAASFSKLDPGIIAQIRACNSIYKVNFPVEVDGHVQVFEGIRVQHSHHKLPSKGGIRYSVYVDEEEVMALATLMTFKCALVDVPFGGAKGGVKINPRTSSLQTLERVTRRYASELIKKNLIGPGMDVPAPDYGTGSREMAWIADTYMTFKYGDTSALGCVTGKPVGQGGIRGRTEATGLGVFYGLRELLEDEPMLQKIGLSSGIAGKRIVVQGLGNVGYYAAHFCQEAGALITGIAEREGGIYSERGLDVAAVFKHRQDTGSILGFAGAKDVPQSLELLEYECDVLLPAALENQIHEGNAPRIKAKIIAEGANGPTTKDAEKILLERGIVILPDLYLNAGGVTVSYFEWLKNLSNVRFGRMGKRAEEAAMKRLVETIERNTGKKVSEQERQLIVHGADEIDLVRSGLEDTMITAYHAIRQVMKDVPGITDLRTAAFYNAIEKIGVSYQALGIFP; this is translated from the coding sequence ATGACGAACGAACAAGTAAAGGGCCAGGACTTTTACAACAGCGTACTGCAGTTTTATGACCATGCGGCGAGCTTCTCTAAGCTGGACCCCGGCATTATTGCACAGATCAGGGCCTGCAACAGCATCTACAAGGTAAATTTCCCGGTAGAGGTAGACGGGCACGTGCAGGTGTTTGAAGGGATTCGGGTGCAGCACAGCCATCACAAGCTGCCCAGCAAGGGCGGTATTCGCTACAGCGTGTACGTAGATGAGGAAGAAGTAATGGCTCTGGCCACCCTCATGACCTTTAAGTGTGCCCTGGTAGATGTACCGTTTGGCGGAGCCAAGGGCGGGGTAAAAATCAACCCGCGCACCAGCTCCCTGCAAACGCTGGAACGGGTTACGCGCCGCTACGCCAGCGAGCTGATCAAGAAAAACCTGATTGGCCCCGGCATGGACGTGCCCGCCCCGGACTACGGCACCGGTAGCCGGGAAATGGCCTGGATTGCCGATACCTACATGACTTTTAAATACGGCGACACCAGCGCCCTGGGCTGCGTTACGGGCAAGCCCGTGGGGCAGGGCGGTATTCGGGGACGCACGGAGGCTACCGGCCTGGGCGTGTTCTACGGGCTGCGCGAGCTGCTGGAAGATGAGCCCATGCTTCAGAAAATAGGGCTGAGTAGCGGCATTGCCGGCAAGCGCATCGTTGTGCAGGGCCTGGGAAATGTAGGGTACTATGCCGCCCACTTCTGCCAGGAAGCCGGCGCGCTTATTACGGGCATTGCCGAGCGCGAAGGCGGAATTTATAGTGAGCGTGGGCTGGACGTAGCGGCCGTGTTCAAGCACCGCCAGGATACGGGCTCCATTCTGGGTTTTGCCGGCGCTAAGGATGTGCCCCAGTCCCTGGAGCTGCTGGAATACGAGTGTGATGTGCTACTACCGGCCGCGCTGGAAAACCAGATTCACGAGGGAAATGCGCCGCGTATCAAAGCCAAAATCATTGCCGAAGGCGCCAACGGCCCCACCACCAAAGACGCGGAGAAAATTCTGCTGGAGCGCGGCATCGTAATTCTGCCCGACCTCTACCTAAACGCCGGCGGCGTAACCGTTTCATACTTCGAGTGGCTGAAAAATCTTTCCAACGTGCGCTTTGGCCGCATGGGCAAGCGGGCGGAGGAAGCGGCCATGAAGCGCCTGGTAGAAACCATTGAGCGCAACACGGGCAAGAAAGTTTCGGAGCAGGAGCGGCAGCTCATCGTGCACGGCGCCGACGAAATTGACCTGGTGCGCTCCGGCCTCGAAGACACCATGATTACGGCCTACCACGCCATCCGGCAGGTAATGAAGGACGTGCCCGGCATCACGGACCTGCGCACGGCGGCCTTCTACAACGCCATTGAGAAAATTGGCGTGAGCTACCAGGCGCTGGGAATCTTCCCGTAA